In Leptospira koniambonensis, the following proteins share a genomic window:
- the mnmA gene encoding tRNA 2-thiouridine(34) synthase MnmA, whose amino-acid sequence MNKGKIIVAMSGGVDSAVTAGLLMEEGYEVIGVNLRTWEYEAPACDTTKKSCCSPEDIRDARDVGLSLNIPFYVIKMEKLFQEKVIDRFVNDYKEGKTPNPCVECNTFVKFGALFEKAQALGIDKIATGHYANIVEIDGRYAVSNAQDMNKNQAYYLYGLSQENLKNTVFPLGGMTKPEVREIARKMGLPVAEKAESQEICFIPENDYRKFLAKKNIDFTPGVFKLQNGQVIGEHSGKENFTIGQRKGLGIAWKAPLYVISIQDDGTVVLAEERQTFVESFIVEDLNLQAWAPVLESETSECRVQVRYRSRPIRAKVVRNENFIEVFPLEEVKGVAPGQSAVFYPNDSDYLLAGGIIRKGSVTTYEKSDLTIIENSDLGVSVLP is encoded by the coding sequence ATGAATAAGGGTAAGATCATAGTAGCGATGAGTGGAGGGGTAGACAGTGCTGTCACTGCAGGCCTACTCATGGAAGAAGGTTACGAAGTGATCGGGGTCAACCTGCGCACCTGGGAATATGAAGCACCTGCCTGCGATACCACTAAAAAATCCTGCTGCTCTCCAGAAGATATTCGAGACGCGAGAGATGTTGGTCTCTCCTTAAACATTCCTTTTTATGTGATCAAGATGGAGAAACTTTTCCAAGAGAAGGTCATAGACAGATTTGTAAATGATTACAAGGAAGGAAAGACCCCGAACCCTTGTGTGGAATGTAATACTTTTGTTAAGTTCGGTGCCTTATTCGAAAAAGCGCAAGCATTAGGAATTGATAAAATTGCTACAGGGCATTATGCAAATATCGTTGAGATAGACGGAAGATATGCTGTGTCCAATGCTCAGGACATGAATAAGAACCAAGCATATTATCTATATGGTTTGTCCCAAGAAAATCTGAAAAATACAGTTTTTCCTTTAGGTGGAATGACTAAACCTGAAGTGCGCGAGATCGCAAGAAAAATGGGACTTCCAGTTGCTGAAAAAGCAGAATCCCAAGAGATCTGTTTTATTCCTGAAAATGATTACAGAAAGTTTTTAGCTAAGAAGAATATTGATTTCACTCCTGGAGTTTTCAAATTACAGAATGGACAAGTAATCGGAGAACATTCTGGAAAAGAAAACTTTACCATAGGACAAAGAAAAGGTCTAGGCATTGCTTGGAAGGCACCTTTATATGTGATCTCTATCCAAGACGACGGAACAGTTGTTTTGGCAGAAGAGAGACAAACCTTTGTAGAATCTTTTATTGTAGAAGATCTAAACTTGCAAGCTTGGGCTCCTGTTCTCGAATCTGAAACTTCTGAATGTAGAGTTCAAGTAAGATATCGTTCTCGTCCTATCAGAGCAAAAGTGGTACGTAACGAAAACTTTATAGAAGTATTTCCTTTGGAAGAAGTGAAAGGTGTGGCTCCAGGCCAATCCGCAGTCTTCTATCCGAATGATTCTGATTATTTACTCGCAGGCGGGATCATCCGAAAAGGAAGTGTGACTACTTACGAAAAATCTGATCTTACTATCATAGAAAATTCGGATTTAGGAGTAAGCGTTCTTCCGTGA
- a CDS encoding alpha-hydroxy-acid oxidizing protein, whose amino-acid sequence MSKKIAGKTILIIGGGLLQVPIIQTAKTMLLRTVVADMNPDAPGLKICDLPLIMSTKDIEGMVREAKKLSATTKIDGVITAGTDASMTVAAVANALDLPGIRFVDAEAASNKVKMRERLKKAGVPIPGFAPVWSIQDTRDALEFLQFPLVMKPADNMGARGVVKVNNREELQAAFKHAKKYSPTGEMILEEYMPGPEVSVDALAWDGKYMITGLADRIIEREPYFIEMGHNMPSALSPEIQKEIEDVMFRGMQALGIRRGAGKGDIKVTPTGVKVGEIAARLSGGFMSAFTFPLSSGINLNRAAILIALGEEPDNLEPLFHRVSIERALLAPKGKLLAIDGLEEAKKIEGVTDIYLLHKVGDIIPVPTNNIEKTGHVIISAENLIQAESVFSKVLETIQFTCDELYSISEKEIAANARIRFGKEICWVCKVCDGTDCASGVPGMGGVGRMLSFQDNTKALEEYSILPRYIRENVQASTESQFLGQKLSTSFMCAPMTGAITNMSGAMDEYTLAAVLLEGCLASGSLAWLGDGASPEKYLIILEALKKVEGKGILICKPREDEGLIKERFQEAETQGILALGMDIDAVNFKTLVQKKIPSVTRGVDALSKIRSYTKLPFILKGVMSPEDAILAKEAGADAIVVSNHGGRVLDDMPGTARVLPMIREALGPDFPISVDGGVRSGADVFKMHALGANNVLIGRPMAISAVGGGVAGVRFLVSQYTEGLAQAMNTVGVSRISEIRKEFIFRKKEETSS is encoded by the coding sequence GTGAGTAAAAAAATCGCAGGGAAAACGATCCTAATTATAGGCGGAGGACTTTTACAAGTCCCGATCATCCAAACAGCAAAAACGATGCTTCTTAGGACAGTGGTGGCGGATATGAATCCGGATGCACCTGGTCTGAAAATTTGTGATCTTCCCCTTATCATGTCCACTAAAGACATAGAAGGAATGGTGAGAGAGGCTAAAAAATTGTCTGCAACTACTAAGATAGATGGAGTCATTACCGCTGGAACAGATGCAAGCATGACTGTTGCCGCAGTTGCTAATGCGCTCGATCTTCCTGGGATCCGTTTCGTAGATGCAGAAGCTGCTTCTAATAAAGTAAAGATGAGGGAGCGTCTGAAAAAAGCAGGCGTTCCTATTCCTGGATTTGCTCCTGTATGGAGTATCCAAGATACTCGTGACGCGTTGGAATTCCTACAATTCCCATTGGTAATGAAACCGGCGGACAATATGGGCGCTCGCGGAGTTGTAAAAGTAAATAATAGAGAAGAATTGCAGGCTGCATTCAAACATGCAAAAAAATATTCTCCTACAGGTGAGATGATCCTGGAAGAATATATGCCTGGTCCTGAAGTTTCTGTGGATGCACTTGCATGGGACGGAAAATATATGATCACAGGTCTTGCTGATCGTATCATAGAAAGAGAACCTTATTTTATAGAGATGGGCCATAATATGCCTTCTGCTCTTTCTCCTGAGATCCAGAAAGAAATAGAAGATGTGATGTTCCGCGGAATGCAGGCTCTTGGGATCAGAAGAGGTGCAGGAAAGGGAGATATTAAAGTAACTCCAACCGGTGTCAAAGTAGGAGAGATCGCTGCAAGACTTTCCGGCGGATTCATGTCTGCATTTACTTTTCCTTTATCCAGCGGTATCAATTTAAATAGAGCCGCGATACTCATCGCACTTGGTGAAGAGCCAGATAATTTAGAGCCTTTATTTCATAGAGTTTCTATCGAGAGAGCGTTACTTGCACCTAAGGGGAAACTTCTTGCGATCGATGGATTGGAAGAAGCGAAGAAGATAGAAGGTGTAACTGATATCTATCTATTGCACAAAGTGGGAGATATTATCCCTGTGCCCACAAACAATATTGAAAAAACAGGGCATGTGATCATCTCTGCGGAAAATTTAATCCAAGCAGAGAGTGTATTTTCCAAAGTATTAGAAACGATTCAATTTACTTGTGATGAATTATATTCTATTTCTGAAAAAGAAATAGCAGCTAATGCAAGGATCCGTTTCGGAAAAGAGATTTGTTGGGTCTGTAAAGTTTGCGATGGAACAGACTGCGCTTCCGGAGTTCCTGGAATGGGCGGAGTTGGAAGAATGCTTAGCTTCCAGGACAACACTAAGGCATTAGAAGAATATTCCATTCTACCCAGATATATCCGAGAAAATGTTCAGGCAAGCACTGAAAGTCAATTTTTAGGACAGAAATTATCTACTTCTTTCATGTGTGCGCCCATGACAGGTGCAATCACAAATATGAGCGGAGCCATGGATGAGTATACTTTGGCTGCGGTTTTATTGGAAGGATGTTTGGCTTCTGGCAGCTTAGCATGGTTAGGTGATGGCGCAAGTCCTGAAAAATATCTGATCATCCTGGAAGCTCTCAAAAAAGTAGAAGGTAAGGGGATCCTTATCTGCAAACCTCGAGAAGACGAAGGACTGATCAAAGAGAGATTTCAAGAGGCAGAGACACAAGGTATTCTTGCTCTAGGTATGGACATAGATGCGGTGAATTTCAAAACTCTGGTCCAGAAAAAAATCCCTTCTGTCACGAGAGGAGTAGATGCTCTTTCTAAAATACGTTCTTATACAAAACTTCCCTTTATCTTAAAAGGTGTGATGAGTCCGGAAGATGCGATCCTTGCGAAAGAAGCGGGAGCAGATGCAATTGTTGTTTCCAATCATGGAGGCAGAGTGCTCGACGATATGCCTGGGACTGCCAGAGTTCTCCCTATGATCCGTGAGGCTTTAGGCCCTGATTTTCCTATCTCTGTGGACGGAGGGGTAAGAAGTGGTGCAGACGTTTTCAAAATGCATGCATTAGGCGCGAACAATGTTCTAATCGGAAGACCTATGGCGATTTCCGCTGTGGGCGGAGGAGTTGCAGGAGTCCGTTTTTTAGTGAGCCAGTACACCGAGGGTTTGGCACAGGCAATGAATACCGTGGGGGTTTCCAGAATTTCCGAGATTAGGAAAGAATTTATTTTCAGAAAAAAAGAAGAAACTTCCTCCTGA